A single Brassica rapa cultivar Chiifu-401-42 chromosome A04, CAAS_Brap_v3.01, whole genome shotgun sequence DNA region contains:
- the LOC103866262 gene encoding AT-rich interactive domain-containing protein 1: MAGWSMVVADEDAAAAAAVDFFKTPKNLESNNSPEAVNINDLVSLFHRLLESFLVEFCSADSFRPLPPMTGDGRVVDLFNLFLSVNRRGGFNAVSWEEVAQECGLGLVNSASVKLIYVKYLDALARWLNRVGSDDTSSLELSGISDGLMCRLKDFLCEVKRKYGTASREVGAELQWFVSKTKRSYDDKKVMSLDCSFSPGKRKRECPLETLEWLREAAKDPCGISIGRVPDRSKWEAYGSEEPWKQLLLFRASRTNTDPACQKIWQRIQKMHPSLYEDSAGPSYNLRERLRFNESGSASDSSDEDDRPCARVGSQFQAEVPEWIGVNTESDSKWLGTRVWPLSKEQSNSNLLIERDPIGKGRQDPCGCQNPGSVGCVRFHIKTKQEKMKLELGPAFYMWCFDSMGEGTLQYWTDLDLKKVKLLMTSPPTLSASFFSELKSILSSKSREEIVSYYYNVTLLQFMANHSRMTPGEVDSDTDQYYNLAPGNGDQTMEANTSQKHVLLTPKKKRRR; encoded by the exons ATGGCTGGATGGTCGATGGTAGTAGCAGACGAAGatgccgccgccgccgccgccgtcgaTTTCTTCAAAACTCCGAAGAATCTCGAATCGAATAACTCTCCTGAAGCCGTCAACATCAACGATCTCGTCTCCTTGTTCCATCGCTTGCTCGAATCGTTCCTCGTGGAGTTTTGCTCGGCTGATAGTTTCCGTCCTCTTCCTCCGATGACCGGCGACGGGAGAGTCGTCGATTTGTTTAATCTTTTCCTCAGTGTTAATCGAAGAGGCGGATTCAATGCCGTTTCGTGGGAAGAAGTAGCTCAAGAGTGTGGATTAGGGTTGGTTAACTCAGCTTCTGTGAAGTTGATTTACGTTAAGTATCTCGATGCACTTGCTCGTTGGTTGAACAGAGTTGGTAGCGATGATACTAGTAGCTTGGAGTTGTCTGGAATCTCAGATGGTTTGATGTGTAGGCTTAAAGATTTTTTATGTGAGGTGAAAAGGAAGTATGGTACTGCTTCAAGGGAGGTAGGAGCTGAGCTTCAATGGTTTGTATCTAAAACTAAGAGAAGTTATGATGATAAGAAAGTTATGAGCCTTGACTGCTCTTTTTCGCCTGGGAAGAGAAAACGGGAGTGTCCTTTGGAGACGTTGGAATGGTTAAGGGAGGCTGCTAAGGATCCATGTGGGATATCTATTGGTCGTGTGCCAGATAGATCGAAGTGGGAAGCTTATGGAAGTGAAGAGCCGTGGAAGCAGCTTCTTCTGTTTAGGGCTTCAAGAACAAACACTGATCCGGCTTGTCAAAAGATTTGGCAG AGAATCCAGAAGATGCATCCATCTCTGTATGAAGACAGTGCTGGACCTAGTTACAATCTGAGAGAGAGACTCAGATTTAATGAGAGTGGCTCGGCTTCAGACAGTTCAGATGAGGATGATAGACCATGTGCTCGAGTTGGCTCACAGTTTCAGGCTGAGGTACCTGAGTGGATTGGCGTCAACACCGAGAGCGATTCAAAGTGGTTGGGCACTCGGGTCTGGCCGCTGAGCAAAGAACAAAGCAACAGTAATCTTCTTATCGAAAGAGATCCTATTGGGAAAGGAAGACAAGATCCATGCGGCTGCCAGAACCCAGGTTCTGTTGGATGTGTCAGATTCCATATCAAGACAAAGCAGGAGAAAATGAAACTTGAACTTGGTCCAGCTTTCTACATGTGGTGTTTTGATTCTATGGGTGAAGGTACTCTGCAATATTGGACAGACTTAGACCTGAAGAAGGTGAAGCTGTTGATGACTTCTCCACCTACACTTAGCGCATCTTTCTTCAGCGAGCTCAAGAGTATTCTTTCTTCAAAGAGCAGAGAAGAGATCGTGAGCTACTATTACAACGTGACGCTTTTGCAGTTTATGGCAAATCATAGTAGAATGACTCCTGGTGAGGTAGACAGTGATACTGATCAATACTACAACCTTGCACCAGGGAATGGAGATCAAACCATGGAAGCAAACACATCTCAGAAGCATGTCCTGCTTACCCCTAAGAAAAAAAGGCGTCGATAG
- the LOC103866263 gene encoding uncharacterized protein LOC103866263 has protein sequence MRLFFFFVYSHFKYSKPLKFHLLMAEISILSVTTLLLFFSWSLSISNSLQDSVSYDNNGNFFTVSSFRYPKSQVRPYDTRYIRVDLPPWFSSLNVAIESDVDISAKSVSKISKSLLPVICFRDGSPPLPDASTNALKALELGQLFNGSFEGGQDIEIAEQCYPMQKNISLRLTNEQISPGAWYVGLFNGIGATRTQGKMIVRSSAFSYSANITVEGCRTATMWGPSCNQTIYPLPCSRFDNQTGSVVSCSDSSPISCLNGVETKIYALDVDGIAEQLVITASNVKVDSNESYLMCYARFGAIASETLHDYSGDIHKVALVINKPKAGRWYISTNSSSKVCFSVNVKVIGCPMGKAGPNCVQQLYMLQAVMRRESSTPFESYYLPVNDATPSGSSTGFPLKSDTTTWTYFLMNIPQGGAGGHIHFRLTSHSTTQYEVYLRFGGLPTVDDHDYYYVNQTSASRSTFFSLYNSSQEKIDFYILYAREGTWSLGLRKLSDSTPATTASKGPSTLVSLSLERCPRGCSSHGNCRYGFDASGLTSYSFCSCDRTHGGFDCGIEVVSHIGHIIQSIALIASNGAALLPAYWALRQREYPEWFLFTSSGISSALYHACDVGTWCVLSYNVLQFMDFWLSFMAVIGTFVYLSTADEAVKRTIHVVVAILTALLALTQATRASNIIIVLAIGSLGLLFGFLVEFVTKHRSYCGSAGVSLNMLDRPRAVKEWFTNLIKTVKKRFRWDFVAAGLVVFTMAATSFKVETSSSYWIWHSIWHLTIYTSSFFFLCSKIAIVNNENQTHHGADSYELTRQDSLPRN, from the exons ATGcgtttattcttcttcttcgtctacTCACACTTTAAATACTCTAAACCCTTAAAATTTCACCTACTAATGGCGGAGATTTCAATTCTGAGTGTAACAactctcctcctcttcttctcatGGTCGTTATCAATCTCTAATTCTCTTCAAGATTCTGTCTCGTACGACAACAATGGAAACTTCTTCACGGTCTCGAGCTTCAGGTACCCAAAGTCCCAAGTCAGGCCCTACGATACTCGTTACATCAGAG TTGATTTACCTCCATGGTTCTCATCGTTGAATGTAGCTATTGAATCTGATGTTGACATC AGTGCAAAGAGCGTCTCGAAGATTTCGAAAAGTCTCCTTCCTGTTATATGCTTCAGAGACGGTAGCCCACCTCTTCCTGATGCCTCAACCAACGCTCTCAAAGCTTTAG AGCTAGGACAGTTATTCAATGGATCCTTTGAAGGAGGTCAAGATATTGAGATTGCAGAACAATGTTACCCTATGCAGAAGAACATTTCCTTGAGACTAACCAACGAACAG ATATCTCCTGGAGCTTGGTATGTTGGTCTGTTTAACGGAATTGGTGCTACTAGGACTCAAGGGAAAATG ATTGTTCGCTCCTCGGCGTTTTCATATAGTGCCAACATTACCGTAGAAGGTTGTAGAACCGCTACCATGTGGGGGCCTTCCTGCAACCAGACTATATATCCCCTTCCCTGTTCTCGGTTCGATAACCAGACAGGAAGTGTTGTTTCTTGCTCGGACTCGTCTCCTATCTCTTGTCTGAACGGTGTTGAGACAAAGATATATGCGTTAGATGTAGATGGAATAGCTGAACAGTTAGTTATAACGGCATCCAATGTGAAAGTAGATTCTAACGAAAGCTATCTCATGTGTTACGCTCGTTTTGGAGCTATAGCTTCAGAGACTCTACACGATTACTCTGGTGATATACACAAAGTTGCTTTAGTTATTAACAAACCAAAAGCTGGTCGATGGTATATTAGCACGAATTCTAGTTCTAAGGTCTGCTTTTCGGTGAACGTTAAGGTGATAGGGTGTCCCATGGGGAAAGCAGGACCAAACTGTGTGCAGCAACTCTACATGCTTCAG GCAGTGATGAGGAGAGAATCATCTACACCTTTTGAATCATACTATTTGCCGGTCAATGACGCTACACCTTCAGGCTCGAGCACTGGCTTTCCCCTCAAATCAGACACAACCACTTGGACTTATTTTCTCATGAACATCCCTCAAGGAGGAGCTGGTGGGCATATCCACTTCAGGTTAACATCACATTCCACGACACAGTATGAAGTGTATCTTAGATTTGGTGGACTGCCCACTGTTGATGACCATGATTATTATTATGTGAACCAAACAAGTGCTAGCCGCTCAACGTTCTTCTCACTGTACAACTCTAGCCAAGAGAAAATTGATTTCTACATCTTGTATGCTCGAGAAGGAACGTGGTCACTAGGGCTGAGGAAGCTCAGTGACTCTACTCCTGCTACCACAGCATCTAAAGGTCCATCTACTCTTGTATCTCTTTCTCTTGAAAGATGTCCCAGAGGGTGTTCATCTCATGGGAATTGTAGATATGGTTTTGATGCTAGTGGATTGACATCCTACAGCTTTTGTTCTTGTGACCGAACACATGGAGGCTTTGACTGTGGTATTGAAGTTGTATCACACATAG GACATATCATTCAGTCTATTGCTCTCATCGCATCAAATGGAGCGGCTCTTTTGCCAGCTTACTGGGCTCTTAGACAACGA GAGTATCCAGAGTGGTTTCTTTTCACATCTAGTGGAATCTCAAGCGCGTTGTATCATGCATGTGATGTAGGCACCTGGTGTGTGTTAAGTTACAACGTGTTACAG tTTATGGATTTCTGGCTCTCTTTCATGGCGGTGATTGGTACCTTTGTGTACTTATCCACGGCTGATGAAGCAGTCAAGAGGACAATCCACGTAGTTGTTGCCATTCTCACAGCTTTATTAGCCTTAACTCAGGCAACAAG GGCGTCGAACATTATCATTGTATTAGCAATCGGGTCGCTTGGTCTCCTCTTTGGTTTTTTGGTAGAATTTGTTACAAAGCATAGATCATATTGCGGATCAGCTGGAGTTTCATTGAACATGCTCGACAG GCCACGGGCTGTGAAAGAATGGTTTACTAATTTAATCAAGACGGTGAAGAAACGGTTTCGTTGGGACTTTGTGGCAGCTGGTCTTGTAGTCTTTACCATGGCAGCCACAAGTTTCAAAGTGGAAACCAGTTCAAGCTACTGGATTTGGCACAG TATTTGGCATTTGACGATATACacatcttccttcttcttcctgtGTTCGAAGATTGCAATTGTAAATAATGAGAACCAAACCCACCACGGAGCTGACAGTTACGAGTTAACAAGGCAAGACTCGCTACCAAGAAACTAA
- the LOC103866264 gene encoding mitogen-activated protein kinase 12 has product MSGESSSCSTDHCIKVVPTHGGRYIQYNVYGQLFEVSRKYVPPIRPIGRGACGIVCAAVNSVTGEKVAIKKIGNAFDNIIDAKRALREIKLLRHMDHENVIAIKDIVRPPQRDIFNDVYIVYELMDTDLQRVLRSNQTLSHDQCRFFVYQLLRGLKYVHSANILHRDLRPSNVLLNSKHELKIGDFGLARTTSDTDFMTEYVVTRWYRAPELLLNCSEYTAAIDIWSVGCILGEMMTGQPLFPGKDYVHQLRLITELVGSPDNSSLGFLRSDNARRYVRQLPRYPKQQFAARFRKMPPSAIDLLERMLVFDPNQRISVDEALGHAYLSPHHDVNKEPVCPTPFSFDFEHPTCTEEHIKEVIYKESVKFNPDH; this is encoded by the exons ATGTCTGGAGAATCAAGCTCTTGTTCTACAGATCATTGCATCAAAGTTGTACCGACACACGGAGGCCGTTATATTCAGTACAACGTCTATGGACAGCTCTTTGAAGTTTCGAGAAAGTACGTCCCTCCTATCCGTCCCATTGGTAGAGGCGCTTGTGGTATTGTCTG TGCTGCGGTGAACTCAGTGACTGGAGAGAAAGTGGCAATCAAGAAGATCGGTAATGCTTTCGATAACATTATCGATGCTAAGAGAGCTCTACGTGAGATCAAGCTTCTCAGGCATATGGATCATGAGAAC GTCATAGCCATCAAAGATATTGTAAGACCACCGCAACGAGATATCTTCAACGATGTCTACATTGTCTACGAGTTAATGGACACTGATCTTCAGCGAGTCCTCCGTTCTAACCAAACCTTAAGCCATGATCAGTGCCGC TTCTTTGTGTACCAGCTCTTGAGAGGGCTCAAGTACGTGCACTCGGCCAATATATTACATCGTGATCTAAGGCCAAGCAACGTGCTGCTTAACTCCAAACACGAGCTAAAGATTGGTGACTTTGGGCTTGCGAGAACAACTTCAGACACAGACTTTATGACTGAGTATGTGGTCACGCGTTGGTACAGAGCTCCTGAGTTGCTTCTTAACTGCTCTGAGTACACAGCAGCTATTGATATATGGTCTGTGGGGTGTATACTCGGTGAGATGATGACGGGACAGCCTTTGTTTCCTGGCAAAGACTATGTTCATCAGCTTAGGCTTATCACAGAG CTTGTAGGCTCTCCGGACAACTCCAGTCTTGGTTTCCTTCGCAGTGACAACGCGAGAAGATACGTGAGGCAACTTCCACGGTACCCGAAACAACAGTTTGCTGCTAGATTCCGGAAAATGCCTCCTTCTGCTATCGATTTACTAGAGAGAATGCTTGTCTTTGATCCTAACCAGCGCATCTCAG TGGATGAAGCTCTTGGCCATGCTTACCTATCACCGCACCATGATGTGAACAAAGAACCGGTGTGTCCAACTCCTTTTAGCTTCGACTTCGAGCATCCTACATGCACGGAAGAACACATAAAGGAGGTTATCTACAAGGAGTCCGTCAAATTCAATCCTGACCATTGa
- the LOC103866265 gene encoding protein BPS1, chloroplastic isoform X2, translating to MSRAQDPPRGFFPFGNPFRMLSPKGSDLSPWLLSLLNNFELLLAERLKKLMPKSKSDILTLSWMKLAMESLCETHTNINTLITDLQLPVSDWEEKWVDVYLDVSVKLLDLCNAFSSELTRLNQGDLYLKCVLHSLQSGSGEKKYLQARSSLDSWRQHVNANNARIENCRAVLDSLVKSLSLPKVKNSDKGKVLMRAFYGVKVQTVYICSVFTAAWSDSTSDLFDLPVSDKPLWAKVFADVQSVVNGEIREMLSSGRSTILKELEAVDASVEKLYPMVQDGVDPVEVESLKELGTQAEKLSQGLDQLLEEVDSFFKMTLSGRDVLLCNLRSSDSFSGNAVGEI from the coding sequence ATGAGCAGAGCACAAGATCCACCGAGAGGTTTCTTCCCATTTGGGAACCCCTTTCGTATGCTATCCCCCAAGGGCTCAGACTTATCTCCCTGGCTACTCTCTCTTTTAAACAACTTCGAGTTACTTTTAGCTGAGAGGCTCAAGAAACTCATGCCCAAGTCCAAATCCGACATCCTCACTCTATCATGGATGAAGCTAGCCATGGAGTCGCTCTGCGAGACTCACACCAACATCAACACCCTCATCACCGACCTCCAGCTTCCCGTCTCCGACTGGGAGGAGAAATGGGTCGACGTTTACCTCGACGTGAGCGTCAAGCTGCTAGATCTCTGCAACGCGTTTAGCTCCGAGCTCACGCGTCTTAACCAAGGAGATCTCTACCTTAAGTGCGTGCTTCACAGCTTGCAGTCTGGTTCTGGTGAGAAGAAGTATCTCCAGGCTCGGTCTTCGCTTGATAGCTGGAGGCAGCATGTCAACGCAAACAACGCTAGAATCGAAAACTGCCGCGCTGTTCTAGACTCTCTTGTTAAGTCTCTGAGCTTGCCTAAAGTCAAGAACTCGGATAAAGGGAAGGTTCTCATGAGGGCCTTTTACGGTGTGAAGGTTCAAACGGTTTATATCTGCAGTGTATTTACCGCGGCCTGGTCTGACTCCACCAGCGATCTTTTCGACTTACCGGTGTCTGATAAGCCGTTGTGGGCGAAGGTCTTCGCTGATGTGCAGAGCGTTGTGAACGGTGAGATCAGAGAGATGTTGTCTTCCGGTAGAAGTACGATTCTCAAAGAGCTGGAGGCAGTTGATGCTAGTGTGGAGAAGCTGTACCCGATGGTTCAAGATGGGGTTGATCCTGTGGAAGTTGAGTCTCTTAAGGAGTTGGGGACGCAAGCTGAGAAGTTGTCTCAGGGGTTAGATCAGTTACTAGAGGAAGTTGATAGTTTCTTTAAAATGACTTTAAGTGGAAGAGATGTGTTGCTTTGTAATCTTAGGTCTAGTGACTCATTCTCTGGCAATGCAGTTGGAGAGATTTAG
- the LOC103866265 gene encoding protein BPS1, chloroplastic isoform X1 gives MHKAVRKSNVTTIHSRKLCVSKMSRAQDPPRGFFPFGNPFRMLSPKGSDLSPWLLSLLNNFELLLAERLKKLMPKSKSDILTLSWMKLAMESLCETHTNINTLITDLQLPVSDWEEKWVDVYLDVSVKLLDLCNAFSSELTRLNQGDLYLKCVLHSLQSGSGEKKYLQARSSLDSWRQHVNANNARIENCRAVLDSLVKSLSLPKVKNSDKGKVLMRAFYGVKVQTVYICSVFTAAWSDSTSDLFDLPVSDKPLWAKVFADVQSVVNGEIREMLSSGRSTILKELEAVDASVEKLYPMVQDGVDPVEVESLKELGTQAEKLSQGLDQLLEEVDSFFKMTLSGRDVLLCNLRSSDSFSGNAVGEI, from the exons ATGCACAAGGCTGTGAGAAAATCAAACGTAACCACCATTCACAGTCGTAAACTT TGTGTAAGCAAAATGAGCAGAGCACAAGATCCACCGAGAGGTTTCTTCCCATTTGGGAACCCCTTTCGTATGCTATCCCCCAAGGGCTCAGACTTATCTCCCTGGCTACTCTCTCTTTTAAACAACTTCGAGTTACTTTTAGCTGAGAGGCTCAAGAAACTCATGCCCAAGTCCAAATCCGACATCCTCACTCTATCATGGATGAAGCTAGCCATGGAGTCGCTCTGCGAGACTCACACCAACATCAACACCCTCATCACCGACCTCCAGCTTCCCGTCTCCGACTGGGAGGAGAAATGGGTCGACGTTTACCTCGACGTGAGCGTCAAGCTGCTAGATCTCTGCAACGCGTTTAGCTCCGAGCTCACGCGTCTTAACCAAGGAGATCTCTACCTTAAGTGCGTGCTTCACAGCTTGCAGTCTGGTTCTGGTGAGAAGAAGTATCTCCAGGCTCGGTCTTCGCTTGATAGCTGGAGGCAGCATGTCAACGCAAACAACGCTAGAATCGAAAACTGCCGCGCTGTTCTAGACTCTCTTGTTAAGTCTCTGAGCTTGCCTAAAGTCAAGAACTCGGATAAAGGGAAGGTTCTCATGAGGGCCTTTTACGGTGTGAAGGTTCAAACGGTTTATATCTGCAGTGTATTTACCGCGGCCTGGTCTGACTCCACCAGCGATCTTTTCGACTTACCGGTGTCTGATAAGCCGTTGTGGGCGAAGGTCTTCGCTGATGTGCAGAGCGTTGTGAACGGTGAGATCAGAGAGATGTTGTCTTCCGGTAGAAGTACGATTCTCAAAGAGCTGGAGGCAGTTGATGCTAGTGTGGAGAAGCTGTACCCGATGGTTCAAGATGGGGTTGATCCTGTGGAAGTTGAGTCTCTTAAGGAGTTGGGGACGCAAGCTGAGAAGTTGTCTCAGGGGTTAGATCAGTTACTAGAGGAAGTTGATAGTTTCTTTAAAATGACTTTAAGTGGAAGAGATGTGTTGCTTTGTAATCTTAGGTCTAGTGACTCATTCTCTGGCAATGCAGTTGGAGAGATTTAG
- the LOC103866266 gene encoding sphingoid long-chain bases kinase 2, mitochondrial isoform X1: MLRYSCCISNRSYEAKQPSFYRAQRRVCSGRIITLCSGGGATAVSSPRLRDLVFVVNPQGANGRTAKEWKKLLPYLRTRLGEDCNICESLTSGPSHAIDITREAIRDGADAVIAVGGDGTLHEVVNGFFWEGKPVCNLNSEGSHSAALGLIPLGTGSDFARTFGWKNDPCEAVERIAKGMPLNTFQELGLNSSCVIMFSYDMMIPHNLHYSGIRSRVDVGVIDQEGRDSHYFINVADVHLSAKAGFYASKYKKFGSLCYVIGALQAFMGHHNRDMRIKVNGGEWEVYPQVTALCVGNAKYFGGGMKITPNASPGNGNLEVVVLQDFKWYDFILKLHKLYNGTHLSVNNVSSRSVQSIEVEEVSESGSIYVQSDGEHLGFLPRKFQVLPGAIDMIS, from the exons ATGCTACGATACAGTTGCTGCATTTCAAATCGCTCTTACGAGGCGAAACAACCTTCGTTCTATAGGGCGCAGCGCCGTGTTTGCTCTGGTCGCATCATCACCCTTTGCAGTGGTGGTGGTGCCACTGCCGTCTCCTCTCCCCGCCTCCGTGATCTCGTTTTCGTAGTGAACCCTCAAG GAGCTAATGGTAGAACAGCTAAGGAATGGAAGAAGTTGCTTCCTTACCTTCGAACTCGTCTTGGTGAAGACTGTAAT ATATGTGAGTCCTTAACATCTGGTCCTTCTCATGCCATTGACATTACAAGAGAG GCTATTAGGGATGGTGCAGATGCTGTCATTGCGGTAGGAGGTGATGGAACATTGCATGAG GTTGTGAATGGCTTCTTTTGGGAAGGGAAACCTGTCTGTAATCTCAATAGCGAAGGTAGCCACTCGGCTGCACTTGGT CTGATTCCGTTAGGTACTGGTTCGGATTTTGCTAGAACATTTGGTTG GAAGAATGATCCTTGTGAAGCGGTGGAGCGCATTGCTAAAGGTATGCCACTGAATACATTCCAGGAGTTAGGACTTAACAGCTCATGTGTGATTATGTTCTCATATGATATGATGATACCACATAATCTGCATTATTCAGGGATACGATCACGGGTTGATGTCGGTGTTATCGACCAGGAAGGAAGGGATTCGCATTACTTCATTAACGTTGCTGATGTTCATCT GAGTGCAAAGGCAGGCTTTTACGCTTCAAAGTACAAGAAATTTGGAAGCTTGTGCTACGTAATTGGTGCCCTCCAAGCTTTTATGGGACATCACAATCGAGATATGAGAATCAAG GTCAATGGGGGTGAATGGGAAGTATATCCTCAAGTCACCGCTCTCTGCGTTGGAAACGCTAAATACTTTGGTGGAGGAATGAAAATCACTCCCAACGCTTCCCCTGGAAATGGAAACCTTGAG GTTGTGGTTCTTCAGGACTTCAAGTGGTATGACTTCATACTGAAACTTCATAAGCTATACAATGGGACGCATCTCTCAGTTAACAATGTGAGCTCAAGAAG TGTACAAAGTATAGAAGTTGAGGAGGTTTCAGAGAGTGGAAGCATCTATGTTCAGTCAGATGGAGAACATCTTGGATTTCTACCTAGAAAGTTTCAGGTTTTACCCGGTGCCATCGACATGATCAGCTGA
- the LOC103866266 gene encoding sphingoid long-chain bases kinase 2, mitochondrial isoform X2: MLRYSCCISNRSYEAKQPSFYRAQRRVCSGRIITLCSGGGATAVSSPRLRDLVFVVNPQGANGRTAKEWKKLLPYLRTRLGEDCNICESLTSGPSHAIDITREAIRDGADAVIAVGGDGTLHEVVNGFFWEGKPVCNLNSEGSHSAALGLIPLGTGSDFARTFGWKNDPCEAVERIAKGIRSRVDVGVIDQEGRDSHYFINVADVHLSAKAGFYASKYKKFGSLCYVIGALQAFMGHHNRDMRIKVNGGEWEVYPQVTALCVGNAKYFGGGMKITPNASPGNGNLEVVVLQDFKWYDFILKLHKLYNGTHLSVNNVSSRSVQSIEVEEVSESGSIYVQSDGEHLGFLPRKFQVLPGAIDMIS; this comes from the exons ATGCTACGATACAGTTGCTGCATTTCAAATCGCTCTTACGAGGCGAAACAACCTTCGTTCTATAGGGCGCAGCGCCGTGTTTGCTCTGGTCGCATCATCACCCTTTGCAGTGGTGGTGGTGCCACTGCCGTCTCCTCTCCCCGCCTCCGTGATCTCGTTTTCGTAGTGAACCCTCAAG GAGCTAATGGTAGAACAGCTAAGGAATGGAAGAAGTTGCTTCCTTACCTTCGAACTCGTCTTGGTGAAGACTGTAAT ATATGTGAGTCCTTAACATCTGGTCCTTCTCATGCCATTGACATTACAAGAGAG GCTATTAGGGATGGTGCAGATGCTGTCATTGCGGTAGGAGGTGATGGAACATTGCATGAG GTTGTGAATGGCTTCTTTTGGGAAGGGAAACCTGTCTGTAATCTCAATAGCGAAGGTAGCCACTCGGCTGCACTTGGT CTGATTCCGTTAGGTACTGGTTCGGATTTTGCTAGAACATTTGGTTG GAAGAATGATCCTTGTGAAGCGGTGGAGCGCATTGCTAAAG GGATACGATCACGGGTTGATGTCGGTGTTATCGACCAGGAAGGAAGGGATTCGCATTACTTCATTAACGTTGCTGATGTTCATCT GAGTGCAAAGGCAGGCTTTTACGCTTCAAAGTACAAGAAATTTGGAAGCTTGTGCTACGTAATTGGTGCCCTCCAAGCTTTTATGGGACATCACAATCGAGATATGAGAATCAAG GTCAATGGGGGTGAATGGGAAGTATATCCTCAAGTCACCGCTCTCTGCGTTGGAAACGCTAAATACTTTGGTGGAGGAATGAAAATCACTCCCAACGCTTCCCCTGGAAATGGAAACCTTGAG GTTGTGGTTCTTCAGGACTTCAAGTGGTATGACTTCATACTGAAACTTCATAAGCTATACAATGGGACGCATCTCTCAGTTAACAATGTGAGCTCAAGAAG TGTACAAAGTATAGAAGTTGAGGAGGTTTCAGAGAGTGGAAGCATCTATGTTCAGTCAGATGGAGAACATCTTGGATTTCTACCTAGAAAGTTTCAGGTTTTACCCGGTGCCATCGACATGATCAGCTGA
- the LOC103866267 gene encoding 39S ribosomal protein L46, mitochondrial produces MQRLRSQLLARPLLERRLRGYCTSSSSEKIIASVLFERLRVVIPKPDPTVYAFQEFKFNWQQQFRRRYPDEFLDIAKNRAKGEYQMDYVPAPRVTEADKNNDKKSLYRALDKKLYLLVFGKPFGATSDKPVWHFPEKVYDSEPTLRKCAESALKSVLGDLTHTYFVGNAPMAHMAIQPTEETPDLPSYKRFFFKCSVVAASKYNISNCEDFVWVTKDELLEFFPEQAEFFNKMIIS; encoded by the exons ATGCAGAGATTGAGATCTCAGCTACTGGCTAGGCCTCTCTTGGAGAGGAGGCTGCGAGGGTATTGCACGAGCTCCTCATCCGAAAAGATCATAGCTTCGGTGCTTTTCGAGAGACTGCGAGTTGTGATACCAAAACCAGATCCTACTGTATACGCATTTCAGGAGTTCAA GTTCAATTGGCAACAGCAGTTTCGCCGTAGATACCCAGATGAGTTCTTGGACATTGCTAAGAACAG AGCCAAGGGAGAATATCAAATGGACTATGTGCCTGCTCCCAGAGTTACAGAGGCTGACAAGAATAACGACAAAAA GTCATTATATAGAGCTCTGGACAAGAAGTTGTATCTTCTTGTCTTCGGCAAGCCATTTGGAGCAACTAGCGACAAACCTGTCTGGCATTTCCCTGAAAAGGTCTACGATTCTGAGCCTACTCTTCGCAAG TGTGCGGAATCTGCTTTGAAGTCAGTGTTAGGAGACCTAACGCACACATACTTTGTTGGAAATGCTCCAATGGCTCACATGGCTATTCAACCTACTGAAGAAACACCTGATTTGCCATCTTACAAG AGGTTCTTCTTCAAATGCAGTGTAGTGGCAGCGTCTAAGTACAACATAAGTAACTGCGAGGACTTTGTGTGGGTAACCAAAGATGAACTTCTGGAATTCTTCCCTGAGCAAGCTGAGTTCTTCAACAAGATGATCATTAGCTAA